GCCGGCGACCAAGAACCCACCATCAGCGAATCGCTGTCCGCCGACGACTTCGTCACCGCCCTACAGGCCGCGCAGCAGTCGCGGGTCGCGGTCGCGCGGCAGACCGATCGCCGGCGCGACGTGCTTACCCGCGCCGACCGGCGACGCGATCAGCAGATCGCCATCGATCACGACCGGGTGACCGCCGCGCGTCGGGCGGCCCGAGGCGCCTTCCAGGAGGCGCTCGCGAGCATGCGCCGGCGCGAGCGGGCGATCGCCACCGACGCGATCGAGGCCCTGACGCACCGGGCCACCGGCGTCCGCGACGCGGCGGTGACGTCGGCACGGCGGGCGGCGCAGGCAGAGCGCGCGCGGCTCGAGCAGGAGCTCGCCCACCGGCTGGCCCTGATCGAGCAGGCCCGCGAGTCGGCCCGCCGGACGCGGGACGCCGGCCTCCTCGCGATCGGCGACGCCGACCGGATCGCCAACCATCCGCGGGTGCGGTCCGTCGAGCGGACGTTCCGGCGCGCCGTCGACACCGCGATCGAGGCGGCGGCAGCGGCCCGCCGCGATGCCGCGCGCGAGCTGATCCGGGTCGCCGCCGACGAGCAGCGGGCGATCGCCGACGCCGACCTGGCGCGGGACCGGACGATCGCGCTGCAGCGCACGCCCCACGAGCACCGACAGCGCCGTGAGGTGACCCGGCTCGCGCGGCTCGCGGTGGAGCAGCGCGCGCACGCCGACCGCGTCGACCCGACCGCCGCTCTGCAGCGCCTGGACCAGGCGTCCGAGCGCCGCCTCGCGCACATCAACGAACGCTCCCTGCGCGAACGGATCGCGGCCACCGACCGCCGGGACGCGCGGCTCGCCGCGATCGAGCGCGCCGCCCGGGACCGCTGGTCGACCGCCGACCGCGGGTACCGCCGGAGCATCCAGCCGCAGACCAGCCGCAGCGAGCTCGACCGCCGGCTGCGGCTCTGGAGGCTGCTGCAGACCGGCGTCACCGTCACCGCTCAGCACGACTGGTGCATCTGGGATCCGGGTGCCGTCTGCACGTGCTCACGATCGGCGCCGACCGACTGCCCCCGCACTCCGGTGCCGCCGAGCACCCCCGCGCAGCCCCCGCGGCCCGCCGAACCGGGGCGGCGGATCCCGGACGGGTGCGCGTGGACGGGTCCGTCGTCCCCGCGCGCAGCAGCAGGCCACAGCGCTGGCCGGCGACCAACGCCTCGGTGATCGAGTTGGACGCGAGCCGGTTGGCGCCGTGCACCCCCGTCCGCGCGACCTCGCCGACGGCGTACAGGCCGGGCACGCTGGTGCGCCCCGTGAGGTCGGCGGCCACGCCGCCGCAGTGGTAGTGCGCGCCGGGCCGGACCGGGATCGGCTCGGTCACCGGATCCACCCCACGGTCGCGGCACATCCGCAGCACCGTCGGGAAGTGCCGCCGCCAGACCGGCTCCGAGAGCATCGTGCCGTCGAGGTAGACGTGCGAGACAGCGTGCCGCTGCAGGTGGTCGTGCAGCGCCGCGGACACGACGTCGCGGGGCGCGAGGTCGGCGGACGGGTGCACGCCCGGCATGACGCGGCGACCGTCCTGGCCGACGAGGACCGCGCCCTCGCCGCGCAGCGCCTCGGTGATCAGCACCGCCGCATCCCCCGGCACCGCGGCGGCGGCGAGCAGGGTGGGGTGGAACTGCATGAACTCGATGTCCCGCAGGACGGCGCCGGCGCGGGCGGCCAGCGCGAGGCCGTCCCCGGTGGCGGTGACGGGGTTGGTGGTGGCCGACCACAGCCGCCCGATGCCCCCGGTCGCGAGCACCAGCGCGCCGGCGGGCAGCGCGCCAGGGCGGCCCGCCGCGTCCATCACGCGGACGCCGGTCATCGACCCGCGGTCGTCGTGCAGCGCGTCGAGCGCCCAGGTGTGCTCGAGGACGGTGAGCTGCCCCGCGTCGGCGCGGCGCCGCACCGCCCGGGCCAGGACCCGCGCGACCTCGGCGCCGCTGGCGTCTCCGCCACAGTGCACGATGCGCCGGGTCCGGTGGCCGCCCTCCAGGCCGAGGTCGAGCTCGCCGTCCCCGGTGCGGTCGAAGCGCGCGCCCAGGCGCACCAGCCGCTCGATGGCGGCCGGTGCGGCCTCGACGAGGTCGCGGACCGTCCGTTCGTCGCACAGCCCACCGCCCGCGCGCACGGTGTCCTCGACGTGGCCGATGAAGGAGTCGTCCGCGGCGCTGACCGCGGCGAGCCCGCCCTGTGCCCAGGCCGTGGCGCCGTCGCCGAGCGTCCCCTTGGTGACCACGGTGACCGGCCGGTTACCGGCGAGGACGAGTGCGGTGCTCAGGCCGGCGGCACCGCTGCCGACGACCACCACC
The sequence above is drawn from the Cumulibacter manganitolerans genome and encodes:
- a CDS encoding L-aspartate oxidase — encoded protein: MNRSPVVVVGSGAAGLSTALVLAGNRPVTVVTKGTLGDGATAWAQGGLAAVSAADDSFIGHVEDTVRAGGGLCDERTVRDLVEAAPAAIERLVRLGARFDRTGDGELDLGLEGGHRTRRIVHCGGDASGAEVARVLARAVRRRADAGQLTVLEHTWALDALHDDRGSMTGVRVMDAAGRPGALPAGALVLATGGIGRLWSATTNPVTATGDGLALAARAGAVLRDIEFMQFHPTLLAAAAVPGDAAVLITEALRGEGAVLVGQDGRRVMPGVHPSADLAPRDVVSAALHDHLQRHAVSHVYLDGTMLSEPVWRRHFPTVLRMCRDRGVDPVTEPIPVRPGAHYHCGGVAADLTGRTSVPGLYAVGEVARTGVHGANRLASNSITEALVAGQRCGLLLRAGTTDPSTRTRPGSAAPVRRAAGAARGCSAAPECGGSRSAPIVSTCRRHPDPRCTSRAER